The following coding sequences are from one Mycobacteriales bacterium window:
- a CDS encoding NAD(P)/FAD-dependent oxidoreductase, with the protein MVDSDIDAVVVGAGPNGLAAALTLAERGLTVRVYESAPTPGGGCRTADLTLDGFRHDVCASVHALARVSPFFRTLDVERSGVQFAEPEIAFAHPLGGDRAAALWRDVARTADELGTDGPAWTRLFGPLARDAEVIWPDILGPLRSVPRHPLTMGRLAVPAVRSIAGLAKSRFAGEEARALLAGVGAHSMRRLDAPFTAAFGLVLITTAHTANWPVIRGGSGVLVTALVDRLRSLGGEVVCDTTVTDLAQLPSADLTILDVTPHQLLSIAGDRLPAWYRTALARYRYGPGVCKVDWALKEPVPWAAAECRAAGTVHVGGTLTEIARSERDVERGRHPDAPYVLVVQPTLMDPSRAPDGHHTLWAYCHVPAGSTRDMTDVIERQIERFAPGFTDTIIGRSSRTAADFESYDANYVGGNILGGRASLTQTLFGPTPGWSRYKTPLKGVYLCSSSTPPGGGVHGMCGYWAAREALATFGPTSKTRGTRREDNHG; encoded by the coding sequence GTGGTCGACTCTGACATCGACGCGGTCGTCGTCGGCGCCGGCCCCAACGGACTGGCGGCCGCGCTTACGCTTGCCGAACGCGGGTTGACGGTGCGCGTCTATGAGAGTGCACCCACGCCGGGCGGCGGCTGCCGGACCGCTGACCTGACCCTCGACGGCTTCCGGCACGACGTGTGCGCATCCGTTCACGCGTTGGCCCGCGTCTCCCCGTTCTTCCGGACGTTGGACGTCGAGCGATCCGGCGTGCAGTTCGCGGAGCCGGAGATTGCGTTCGCGCATCCGCTCGGCGGTGACCGCGCGGCCGCGCTTTGGCGCGACGTTGCCCGCACTGCCGACGAGCTCGGCACCGACGGTCCGGCGTGGACGAGGTTGTTCGGACCGCTCGCCCGCGACGCCGAGGTGATCTGGCCCGACATCCTCGGCCCGCTGCGCAGCGTACCGAGACATCCCTTGACGATGGGCCGCCTCGCCGTGCCCGCCGTACGCTCGATCGCCGGTCTCGCGAAGTCCCGCTTCGCCGGCGAGGAGGCGCGTGCGCTGCTCGCCGGAGTGGGGGCGCACTCGATGCGTCGACTCGACGCGCCTTTCACCGCCGCATTCGGCCTCGTCCTCATCACGACCGCCCACACGGCGAACTGGCCGGTCATTCGGGGGGGAAGCGGCGTGCTCGTGACGGCGCTGGTCGACCGACTTCGTTCCCTCGGCGGGGAGGTCGTGTGCGATACGACAGTCACTGACCTCGCGCAGCTGCCTTCCGCTGACCTCACGATCCTGGACGTGACTCCCCACCAGCTTCTCTCCATCGCCGGTGACCGGCTTCCCGCCTGGTATCGCACGGCTCTCGCCCGCTACCGCTACGGCCCGGGAGTGTGCAAGGTCGACTGGGCCCTGAAGGAGCCGGTTCCGTGGGCGGCTGCGGAATGCCGGGCCGCAGGGACCGTCCATGTCGGAGGGACGCTGACCGAGATCGCCCGGAGTGAGCGCGACGTGGAGCGAGGCAGGCACCCCGACGCGCCGTACGTCCTCGTGGTGCAACCCACGCTGATGGACCCGAGCCGCGCACCGGACGGCCACCACACACTGTGGGCCTACTGTCACGTGCCGGCCGGCTCGACGCGCGACATGACCGACGTCATCGAGCGACAGATCGAGCGGTTCGCCCCCGGCTTCACCGACACCATCATCGGTCGATCAAGCAGGACGGCGGCCGACTTCGAGTCGTACGACGCCAACTACGTCGGCGGGAACATCCTTGGTGGGCGAGCCTCACTGACCCAGACATTGTTCGGTCCGACGCCGGGCTGGTCGCGGTACAAGACACCCCTCAAAGGTGTCTATCTGTGCTCGTCCTCGACGCCGCCCGGCGGCGGAGTGCATGGC
- a CDS encoding crotonase/enoyl-CoA hydratase family protein: MNDRVLLQVRDGLARVTLNRGEKYNGLDRRMLQGLVETAGRIASDRSIRVAILTGAGNAFCAGLDFASVGKSPTALIRAGLKLPGQKTNLFQRACWVWRELPVPVIAILHGHAVGGGLQLALAADFRFATPDCRLSIMEGKWGLIPDMTASVTLRELVPMDIVKRLIMTAEVFDGRQALDYGIVTGVSDDPHKDAEALAGQLINRSPDALALTKRLLHRTWNKSPRRAFWTESVLQTRLLRGANHGIARTANLAKEVPSYVSRRVR, from the coding sequence ATGAATGACCGTGTGCTTCTCCAGGTCCGCGACGGGCTCGCCCGGGTGACCCTCAACCGCGGCGAGAAGTACAACGGACTCGACCGGCGCATGCTGCAAGGCCTGGTGGAGACCGCGGGCCGCATCGCATCCGACCGCTCGATCCGGGTCGCGATCCTGACCGGGGCCGGCAACGCGTTCTGCGCGGGCCTCGACTTCGCGTCCGTCGGCAAGTCCCCCACAGCGCTCATCCGGGCCGGCCTGAAGCTGCCGGGCCAGAAGACGAACCTCTTCCAACGGGCCTGCTGGGTCTGGCGCGAGCTGCCCGTCCCGGTGATCGCGATACTGCACGGGCACGCCGTCGGCGGCGGCTTGCAACTCGCGCTCGCCGCCGACTTCCGGTTCGCCACCCCCGACTGCAGGCTGTCGATCATGGAAGGCAAGTGGGGGCTGATCCCGGACATGACCGCGTCGGTGACCTTGCGCGAACTCGTCCCGATGGACATCGTCAAGCGGCTGATCATGACCGCGGAGGTCTTCGACGGCCGGCAGGCGCTCGATTACGGCATCGTCACCGGAGTGTCCGACGACCCGCACAAGGACGCGGAAGCACTCGCCGGCCAACTCATCAACCGCTCACCCGATGCGCTCGCCCTGACCAAACGGCTGCTGCATCGCACCTGGAACAAGTCACCGCGCCGGGCATTCTGGACCGAAAGCGTCTTGCAGACCCGCCTGTTGCGAGGCGCGAACCACGGGATCGCACGAACCGCGAACCTTGCCAAGGAAGTGCCGAGCTACGTCAGCCGACGAGTTCGCTGA